One genomic segment of Gossypium arboreum isolate Shixiya-1 chromosome 3, ASM2569848v2, whole genome shotgun sequence includes these proteins:
- the LOC108474894 gene encoding pentatricopeptide repeat-containing protein At3g09040, mitochondrial, with protein MRLKFLSRTLPTSESSSFLHRSFFSTILPQSTHSSGSPQHERYTHLLRLCLRQCREVKTHYMFDEMSQTTERALKAGKLIHAQGLELGFWTKGLLGNAILDLYAKCGDVGSAEKAFLSLEKRDVFSWNSVISMYSKRGLVDEVVKSIGPLLNSGVLPNEFTLSTLLSACARLKDVEFGRLVHCCVVKMGLETSSFCEGALIDMYSKCNYVTDARKVFDGSMDLDTISWTSMVAGYVQVGLLEEALEVCESMLKAGRVPDQVAFVTIINAFVGLGRLDDAQALFSEMPNPNVVAWNVMISGHAKRGYEVEAIKIFQNMRASGVKSTRSTLGSMFSVIASLASLEFGLLLHGEAIKQGLNSNVYVGSSLINMYAKCDKIDAAKKVFDELHEKNVVLWNAMLGGYAQNGYADEVIELFSQMKGSNSQPDEFTYTSILSACACLGCLETGRLFHAFIIKNKFASNLFVVNALVDMYAKSGALKEARQQFEIIKDRDNVSWNAIIVGYVQDENELEAFNMFRRMILYGVLPDEVSLATILSACANVLSLELGKQVHCLAVKSSLDKSLYAGSSLIDMYAKSGAIRDARKVLQGMPQWSVVSINAMITGYAPNDLEEAIILLQEMQVDGLKPSEVTFTSLLDACNEPHKLNLGKQIHCCIIKRGLLYDEEFLGVSLLCMYLNSLRDTDARILFEEFQNRKSAVLWTALVSGHTQNDCNEEALHLFQEMRSYNIIPDQATFVSVLRACAVLSSLQEGRQIHTLIHHTGYALDELTTSALVDMYAKCGEVKHSAQVFKEMNSKNGISCWNSMIVGLAKNGYAEDALRIFFEMKQAQVMPDDVTFLGVLTACSHAGKVYEGRRIFDMMVNYGIQPRVDHCACIVDLLGRWGFLKEAEDFIDSLKFEPDAMIWAALLGACRIHGDEIRGRRAAEKLIELEPENSSPYVLLSNIYAATGNWDEVNALRRKMREKRVQKHPGCSWIVVGQKTNLFIAGDKSHPKADEIEEILKDLVVLMREDGCAPEVDTLLLHEDE; from the coding sequence ATGCGTCTAAAGTTTCTGTCCAGAACTCTGCCAACCTCCGAGTCGAGCTCGTTTCTTCACCGCTCTTTCTTCTCAACGATTCTTCCCCAGTCAACTCACTCGAGCGGGAGCCCACAACACGAGAGATACACCCACCTGTTAAGGCTATGCTTGCGACAATGCAGAGAAGTCAAAACTCATTACATGTTCGACGAAATGTCTCAGACAACAGAGCGGGCTTTGAAAGCCGGCAAATTGATACACGCACAGGGTTTGGAACTTGGGTTTTGGACAAAAGGGTTGTTGGGAAATGCAATTCTTGATCTTTATGCTAAATGTGGAGATGTGGGTTCTGCTGAGAAGGCGTTTCTTAGCCTAGAAAAGAGAGATGTATTCTCTTGGAACTCAGTTATTTCGATGTATTCAAAACGAGGACTGGTAGATGAAGTGGTCAAGAGTATCGGACCTTTACTGAATAGTGGGGTCTTGCCAAATGAGTTCACGTTGTCCACTCTTTTATCTGCATGTGCCAGGTTGAAAGATGTTGAATTTGGTAGACTGGTGCATTGTTGTGTTGTTAAAATGGGGCTTGAAACGAGTTCTTTCTGTGAAGGTGCTCTTATCGATATGTATAGCAAGTGTAATTATGTAACTGATGCTAGGAAGGTGTTTGATGGTTCAATGGATCTTGATACCATTTCTTGGACATCGATGGTTGCGGGTTATGTTCAGGTTGGCTTGCTTGAGGAAGCATTAGAAGTGTGTGAAAGCATGCTGAAGGCTGGTCGTGTTCCTGATCAGGTGGCTTTTGTCACTATCATAAATGCATTTGTTGGTTTAGGTAGACTTGACGATGCACAGGCCTTGTTTTCCGAGATGCCAAATCCGAATGTTGTAGCCTGGAATGTGATGATTTCAGGGCATGCCAAGAGAGGTTATGAGGTGGAGGCtattaaaattttccaaaacaTGAGGGCATCTGGGGTTAAGTCCACGCGCTCCACATTGGGAAGCATGTTCAGTGTGATTGCTAGTTTAGCATCTTTAGAGTTCGGCTTATTACTTCATGGTGAAGCAATTAAACAAGGGTTGAATTCTAACGTTTATGTTGGAAGCTCTTTAATTAATATGTATGCTAAGTGTGACAAAATTGATGCTGCAAAGAAAGTATTTGATGAGTTGCATGAGAAAAATGTTGTCTTGTGGAATGCAATGCTCGGAGGTTATGCGCAAAATGGGTATGCTGATGAAGTAATTGAATTATTCTCTCAGATGAAGGGGTCTAATTCTCAGCCTGATGAATTTACCTATACCAGTATCTTGAGTGCATGTGCTTGCTTAGGATGTCTGGAAACAGGTCGCCTGTTTCATGCATTTATTATCAAGAACAAATTTGCATCAAATTTATTTGTGGTGAATGCATTGGTTGATATGTATGCAAAATCTGGGGCTCTAAAAGAAGCAAGGCAGCAATTTGAGATCATAAAAGATCGGGATAATGTTTCTTGGAATGCAATTATTGTTGGATATGTTCAAGATGAGAATGAGCTTGAGGCATTTAACATGTTCCGAAGAATGATTTTATATGGAGTTTTGCCCGATGAGGTGTCCTTGGCCACTATACTCAGTGCTTGTGCGAATGTTCTGAGTCTTGAGCTGGGGAAGCAAGTCCATTGTCTAGCAGTCAAATCTAGTTTAGATAAGAGCCTCTACGCTGGAAGTTCCCTTATTGACATGTATGCCAAGTCTGGGGCCATTAGGGATGCACGTAAAGTCCTCCAAGGTATGCCTCAATGGAGTGTGGTCTCCATTAATGCTATGATTACTGGGTATGCACCAAACGATTTAGAAGAAGCAATTATCTTATTACAAGAGATGCAGGTCGATGGATTGAAACCATCTGAAGTAACATTTACAAGCCTTTTAGATGCTTGTAATGAACCTCATAAGTTAAACCTAGGAAAGCAAATCCATTGTTGTATAATAAAGAGAGGCCTTTTGTATGACGAAGAGTTCTTGGGGGTCTCACTCCTGTGCATGTACTTGAACTCCCTTAGAGATACAGATGCAAGAATTCTGTTTGAAGAGTTCCAAAACCGAAAAAGTGCAGTCTTATGGACTGCATTAGTTTCGGGTCATACTCAAAATGATTGCAATGAGGAAGCCCTACACTTATTCCAAGAGATGCGTAGCTACAACATAATACCTGACCAAGCTACATTTGTTAGTGTCCTTAGAGCATGTGCTGTTTTGTCTTCTTTGCAAGAAGGCAGGCAGATCCACACTCTAATTCATCACACCGGTTATGCTTTAGACGAGTTAACAACTAGTGCCCTTGTAGATATGTATGCTAAATGCGGGGAAGTTAAACATTCTGCACAAGTTTTCAAGGAAATGAATAGCAAGAACGGAATCAGTTGCTGGAACTCAATGATAGTTGGGCTTGCTAAAAACGGTTATGCAGAAGATGCATTGAGAATATTTTTTGAGATGAAGCAAGCACAAGTAATGCCTGATGATGTCACATTCCTCGGTGTTCTTACTGCATGTAGTCATGCAGGGAAGGTATATGAAGGTCGTCGAATTTTTGACATGATGGTTAATTATGGGATTCAGCCAAGAGTAGATCATTGTGCCTGCATTGTTGATCTTCTTGGACGATGGGGATTTCTTAAAGAAGCAGAGGATTTCATTGACAGTTTAAAGTTTGAACCGGATGCTATGATTTGGGCTGCACTACTTGGTGCTTGTAGAATACATGGAGATGAAATTAGAGGACGGCGGGCTGCGGAGAAGCTGATTGAATTGGAACCTGAAAATTCATCGCCCTATGTGCTGCTTTCTAACATATATGCTGCAACAGGGAACTGGGATGAGGTTAATGCATTGAGgaggaaaatgagagaaaaaagaGTCCAGAAGCACCCTGGTTGTAGCTGGATTGTGGTGGGACAGAAAACGAATTTGTTCATTGCAGGAGATAAGTCTCATCCTAAAGCAgatgaaattgaagaaattttGAAGGATTTGGTAGTATTGATGAGAGAAGATGGGTGTGCTCCAGAAGTGGATACATTGTTGTTGCATGAGGACGAGTGA